Proteins co-encoded in one Theileria equi strain WA chromosome 3, complete sequence genomic window:
- a CDS encoding hypothetical protein (encoded by transcript BEWA_010670A), with the protein MSSFNSWNYNADNSKIDPNVRYLSNLESKIINEHNVRSAHVIKKDESDGILNNPEMFEHDSPKKRSRVKNDIPRELMGLCIDMDWCKDISRTDRRNFAKTLPPTHKKGSDYYFQQSSIEDNKSSTKKRTVVRKTESINQAEIKGHSKNTQNSSFIKDEKSYKKRESAHDRSNVSLRNSSESENMLSNLEFDMDMVLKPKSHFILYRLVNCEYKAKNTKVLVKTKQTHIEVYPGVYLVKGITDYGLVSFSRIRNLLPKLNSKFANSITVTNDFLHDFKHNTATYKNGLDYGPLSCFIFEDIALFEEGSKVDLCVVLKSINVENYLFDIKRSRNLPQTQNSPKDVASLSCLSPLGLSSDFYSDNHWCIVFSRIDGKIKPNIRKINNNSNIKTYDETCVIEDKELSALKQIILRNLFFQKYKDIPKNFEYDEGIFLELCSYKKCSMLDASNSEISCLSCFIAIQIFTADGYYKLTSLSSNKMGGCETSEVIIFNVADPFTVSKHPNKTNTPNRRVNENDLSDINGKYSYDGITDLQEKSQITEDDLTLDSIHRITRRMVKELQSTDSENKILKDVKNDQKNELTPPKRSAPYKQTEDEKTIKMQSKTDENTTLSDNRNKRIKNTNETTIKPNNVTLKPFVLDVNDSNSGFTFVGYLIKFTQVDKNQIPNHDSYWNYAVIKYWDPKCRAFFVHLIKEEFCTSDESLLTNFLRDNSDDYFSDSVCWITSQSKYVLILSSDVVFDRSFALRHSKSTYNTSSKLLDEEPICKVCNKRIIYVRENFNAFPSRFSSREFDVTMTIMEFIKICKLKFDKPNYFFHNPLHSTIASLRELEKYNKKTIKTLLENNLDITSLILGSFERDLINIYGRSLLYFCVKIIFWIRKICGIKKSVQPDTMIKVVHWGLKCSTCKGFYHAKCLQYQHLRKPSPIMTNNNIIKRLSHHKLMCKIFRNQSSSGTYNTNITSLPDLVGNYNDYDIIYHNDGGSNTKTSGKSAKSSEKELKHLFSGPLPTNPSGKEDHMLLFPIFERSSESDSWVCHDCSICTYCCMPINDKSAKQRFCQVDNIYDPSSKSSRQYPQSFEEKLDSLQRNSQEVKVKDVKCVSCNLSAHRNCCNPPVPNLLFIESWKCDWCSQCISCGYRDTNGTEYLHWGLFFLLCLKCWESLEKNNFCGVCYKVWTNYDSVTQKWVQCEGCKLWIHVECDDLAQIITDCPSSRSQNYRCKVCRSSNKIYRCMKLLEQVFLVDKLNQFRYPVSPGCVVYWRLVTRPMNLITLLSKLENGEYKNINDFIFDIFLIPYNAKMVNMPNTKIYKFANIFERKCKQIVSSIMQLSLTEIDSIFESEIRKGDNILPIEPYISDISYADSNNDNGNNCIIASDGNEGVMNLFSDESALKNKERNDTNHDFVTSSKTDEFSGSFPNLHNNHVYKRKYDDFFQSGFDTLLYKIFGISSYQKTLILSQNFLPKSFVPCGLNYVISSVLSLMGKITFKGVCNIHETYDDLIKNKKFILLQSIDDDNPKELYLDDESFLDEISNYFNGTKDLGILWKDFCIVCGSYSQQHYLIFCVICGEAMHYYCAGLLYPPVVVKYDKFRCSSCSKCDYCDVKFPSNHSYDIGNINNLEFASVLGWIPRSISCALYYTPPVPDDTEEKINDFTKLLLPRNTFSPQINTPSFVPRNFDKTISTPAISSFQNYINMNEDLISKITTPFPKPYLIPPKNNIAPGRLISMEQNFPIHSVKCAICGLSTHLSCLRKLVPFRDIKEQNLSDNLTQINDKSQTLLLHENFIATVSNKHKITPFINYKSRSVFKNKSAYEFGRSKLQIGTNDSIMQTNPNVQFNLANNFSNTLKANLNMNDSQKVDDSNVTSYGKIMNKVVIDKSNTSNIPGRDTYSVVLHSGSSQDSPPKHINEDVNDTILSTETSESNSIGINDSKSIEEPPYTNTNKPLPPRILNVAKKLAKCDELLKRIESEVSKNRVYYPNESKNNFYSNILKMGNSESHRQFGKVRGFDISKLTKGKGDNILNAHDDSEYLFTKSFHLNRLKGMPTDSMNPLQIQSNANIDNGINNGWKYDGSGIFTCGKICGDVLCDLKSRFFNSNQIFLALSLLEQFDIIQQIYNMDNLSENTTNTHSMKIRMKCNEGNDGENTNMNNENNNFIIGNCLLCGTLIQKGGILFNKHDRPDGEQTITEHIIPPLFVTNFILCKLCKSWRRYLRNMIHKIKGTNLHIYNRNRDIIPDDKSINLSKINIKESQTLIAQKRFLVDDDFISSHSNIFDLQLAFAQMDQMSSNTMVKTISLIRHLILTSENIMRYIFSISSSILPKNAVETSVKRLLKNFIHSKAFFPGGIQSSIYLSMANSPLSPVIYTFWIHSLLNIHNERKMLKIFNQVNENYFDTRLKSFYNTLFDINWVVNNCSKLGHPTNTQLKTFKHRETENNSNLDGKYTSEVYSPLKYASQTSNFKHTDFNRNMTEMNSSVKNNRASLKQRRIKASYHIMIKRFTNLIASSIRFYWTYRELLSYKIFFKQLDFHTNFHKALSDANLNQNSIKLLSKRMQQVLYYIINGDNDEMYQNKNSIKYPYFRRHLAHLILNGELNFYKDIQQRFDLCCLTPHARIGKGTASPSFVLGKIAYEAETILYFLSQFSKFCRNIQEISYKKLYSQEKYNPSLNMSNPKDLSIQVETTLTDQENGHKIFENSDSYTDSNIENSKNCAYFNLDDFNSFMKLTYKKMVKRFNRSTIRKSNHIESLIYKRVGASLIVETVSARAVTGDVALCDETIENFGCICSVKNLSENEYEQNPMLKEYFRQQSDILGHDTCDRLKFLQTLLPTRIIYCNADASMEKKVSEDIITPHMDNSCCLCSISESTLLRGSLIPWRNGYIHSECLLWSVDNIYLPRTFNVVFDDILFGYEDKLNVEVDNLERYATLLQNDDQEKGESEEIHHRERVYNLNLLSLPIMPPVQIPDFVVESCLTKASVTRCHWCKNNGASVICSGKSCNVSFHLSCTFIASNRLICAIARKENLFKIDYSSFDLLFPAKIYFTKRKIWCTSCFRKDIISGLRGNRVKDLICLNQNNLKAFFSLEGMSPNSTFVILKQILQSVRIIPKMVSYKNLDFFMVSRSQLYNHAKSSYMHSMYGHPLEIKGSGFIESIIKPREKLEVERYSGKHSLDINHILGTQNSVPSQYNFDSKYFLYGKVDLFNSPFSSETIPREKSIRPNAENASDNQLQSEVIRIGSLTILNIGDALLFGDNGRVYPIGFTSVRIFWNKKYYSNSRSSEESQNSTNSNPYRNSYICTIRARNGVPYFSIDLIFPPNSNIKSRRLSHGTNINAVYETFVRFIGSTNVKPMEPETFFGTNLHIVLQKLRFDLSMAFMHRASKFSKIASFEKSVLGNGNASITKGNICLGEHYTNFPFKIRRKNMNELISTTLDFKDSEPCEVDCDSRTNRTRSRKQYDMSNNAMQYRYLISLPPEKRLDVKPSAIHGLGLFTTEDITAGEPVVEYVGELIRDIISDKREEIYSESQGGDGSCYMFRLDDELIVDATRKGNMSRFINHSCDPNCLCRIITCEYGLKHIVVFAKSDLKAGDEVTYDYQFGVESETRKLQCLCGAPNCLGRMN; encoded by the coding sequence ATGTCTAGTTTCAATTCATGGAACTATAACGCAGATAATTCAAAAATAGATCCAAATGTACGCTATTTATCTAATTTAGAATCAAAGATTATAAACGAACACAACGTGCGAAGTGCACATGTAATAAAGAAAGATGAATCGGATGGCATATTAAATAATCCGGAGATGTTTGAACATGATTCACCTAAAAAAAGGTCTAGGGTAAAAAATGACATACCCAGAGAATTGATGGGCCTATGTATTGACATGGATTGGTGCAAGGATATATCCAGAACCGATAGACGTAATTTCGCAAAAACTTTACCTCCAACACATAAGAAAGGATCTgattattattttcaacaATCATCCATCGAAGATAACAAATCTAGTACAAAGAAAAGAACAGTCGTAAGAAAAACAGAATCTATCAATCAGGCAGAAATAAAAGGTCACAGTAAAAATACGCAAAATAgttcatttataaaagatgaaaagtCGTATAAAAAACGAGAATCAGCTCATGATAGATCAAATGTGTCACTAAGGAATAGTTCAGAATCTGAAAACATGCTTTCCAATCTTGAATTTGATATGGATATGGTTCTAAAACCTAAAAGTCACTTTATACTTTATAGACTTGTCaattgtgaatataaagcTAAAAATACGAAAGTTCTGGTGAAAACCAAACAAACACATATAGAAGTATATCCAGGAGTATATTTAGTAAAAGGTATAACTGATTATGGTCTGGTATCCTTTTCAAGGATTAGGAATCTACTTCCAAAGCTAAATTCAAAGTTCGCCAATTCAATCACAGTCACAAACGATTTTTTGCATGATTTTAAGCATAATACAGCAACATATAAAAATGGTCTTGATTATGGTCCTTTATCGTGTTTCATTTTTGAGGATATTGCTTTGTTTGAGGAGGGTTCTAAGGTAGACCTTTGCGTTGTTCTTAAGTCAataaatgtggaaaattACCtatttgatataaaaaGGAGTAGGAATCTACCACAAACACAAAACTCACCAAAGGATGTTGCATCACTATCATGCTTATCACCCCTAGGTTTATCATCAGATTTTTACTCAGATAATCATTGGTGTATAGTGTTTTCCAGaattgatggaaaaattaAACCAAATATCAGAAAGATTAATAATAATTCTAATATAAAAACCTATGATGAAACTTGTGTTATTGAGGATAAAGAACTTTCAGCATTAAAACAGATAATATTACGCAATTTATTCTTTCAAAAGTATAAAGATATAcctaaaaattttgaatatgATGAGGGAATATTCCTTGAGCTCTGTAGCTACAAAAAATGCTCCATGCTAGATGCTTCGAACTCAGAAATTTCTTGTTTATCTTGCTTCATCGCAATTCAAATCTTTACTGCTGATGGATACTATAAATTGACCTCTTTGTCTTCTAATAAAATGGGTGGTTGCGAAACTTCGGAGGTGATAATTTTTAATGTAGCAGATCCTTTTACGGTATCAAAACATCCTAATAAGACAAACACACCGAATAGGCGAGTAAATGAAAACGATTTATCTGATATAAATGGCAAATATTCCTATGATGGGATAACTGATTTACAGGAAAAATCTCAAATTACAGAAGATGATTTAACATTGGATTCCATACATCGTATAACTAGGAGAATGGTAAAGGAACTACAATCTACAGATTCTGAGAATAAGATTCTTaaagatgtaaaaaatgaCCAAAAAAACGAGTTGACACCGCCAAAAAGAAGTGCACCTTATAAACAAACGGAAGATGAAAAAACAATTAAAATGCAGTCAAAAACGGATGAGAATACCACACTTTCAGATAATAGAAATAAAAGAATCAAAAATACCAATGAAACAACCATAAAACCAAACAATGTTACATTAAAACCATTTGTTTTAGATGTCAATGATTCTAATTCTGGTTTCACATTTGTTGGTTATTTAATTAAGTTTACGCAAGTAGACAAAAATCAAATACCAAATCACGATTCTTACTGGAATTATGCCGTAATTAAATATTGGGATCCAAAATGTAGAGCGTTTTTTGTGCATCTAATTAAGGAAGAATTTTGTACCTCTGACGAAAGCCTTCTAACAAATTTTCTAAGGGATAATTCAGATGATTATTTTTCTGATTCTGTTTGTTGGATAACTTCACAATCTAAATATGTATTGATTTTAAGTAGTGATGTTGTATTTGATAGATCTTTTGCACTTCGGCATTCAAAAAGCACGTATAACACGTCATCAAAGTTACTGGATGAAGAACCGATATGCAAAGTTTGTAACAAAAGAATTATTTACGTTAGGGagaattttaatgcattCCCTTCTAGATTTTCTTCCAGAGAGTTTGATGTTACTATGACAATAATGGAGTTTATTAAGATCTGTAAACTTAAATTTGACAAACCCAATTACTTTTTTCACAACCCTCTTCATAGTACGATTGCTTCACTACGTGAGTTGGAAAAGTATAATAAGAAAACTATAAAAACATTGTTGGAAAATAACTTAGATATAACATCCCTAATCTTAGgaagttttgaaagagatcttataaatatttacGGCCGATCATTGTTATATTTCTGTGtaaaaataattttttGGATAAGGAAGATCTGTGGTATAAAAAAGTCTGTACAACCTGATACTATGATAAAGGTTGTTCATTGGGGATTAAAGTGTTCTACTTGTAAAGGTTTTTACCATGCAAAATGTCTTCAGTATCAACACTTAAGAAAGCCATCCCCCATTATGACAAACAATAATATTATAAAGCGTTTATCACACCATAAACTTATGTGCAAAATATTTAGAAATCAATCATCTAGTGGAACATATAATACAAATATTACATCCTTACCTGATTTGGTTGGCAACTATAATGATTATGACATAATTTATCACAATGATGGTGGTAGTAATACTAAAACATCTGGGAAGTCTGCTAAATCAAGTGAGAAAGAGTTAAAACATTTATTTTCTGGGCCTTTACCTACGAATCCATCCGGTAAAGAAGACCATATGCTGTTGTTCCCGATTTTTGAAAGAAGTAGTGAATCGGATTCTTGGGTGTGCCATGATTGTTCAATATGTACATATTGTTGTATGCCAATTAATGATAAATCAGCCAAACAGCGGTTTTGTCAGGTGGATAACATTTATGATCCATCATCCAAATCTTCTAGGCAATATCCACAATCTTTTGAGGAAAAATTGGATAGTCTTCAAAGAAATTCACAGGAAGTAAAAGTTAAGGATGTTAAATGTGTTTCTTGTAATCTTTCCGCTCACAGAAACTGTTGCAATCCACCCGTACCAAATCTGCTTTTTATTGAGTCATGGAAATGTGATTGGTGCTCTCAATGTATTTCTTGTGGCTATAGGGATACTAATGGTACAGAGTATCTACATTGGGGTCTGTTTTTTCTTTTATGTCTAAAATGTTGGGAATCTCTAGAAAAAAATAATTTTTGCGGGGTATGCTACAAAGTGTGGACGAATTATGATTCTGTTACACAGAAATGGGTCCAATGTGAAGGCTGTAAGCTATGGATCCACGTAGAATGTGATGATCTTGCTCAAATTATAACTGATTGCCCATCTTCCAGGAGCCAAAACTACCGTTGTAAAGTGTGTAGATCATCtaacaaaatttatagatgTATGAAGTTATTGGAACAGGTTTTTTTAGTTGATAAGTTGAATCAGTTTAGATATCCTGTTTCCCCAGGTTGCGTCGTCTATTGGCGCTTAGTGACTAGACCAATGAATCTAATAACGCTTTTGAGTAAACTAGAAAATGGAGAGTATaagaatataaatgattttatttttgACATATTTTTAATTCCATATAATGCCAAAATGGTCAATATGCCAAATACTaagatttataaattcGCGAACATTTTCGAGAGGAAGTGTAAACAAATTGTGAGTAGCATTATGCAGTTATCTCTAACCGAAATTGATTCAATATTTGAAAGTGAAATACGCAAAGGTGACAACATATTACCTATAGAACCTTATATCTCTGATATTTCTTACGCTGATTCTAATAATGATAATGGGAATAATTGTATAATCGCTTCTGATGGAAACGAAGGAGTTATGAATTTATTTTCAGACGAAAGTGCTTTAAAGAATAAGGAAAGAAATGATACAAACCATGATTTTGTAACAAGTTCCAAAACCGATGAATTTAGTGGTAGCTTTCCAAATCTACATAACAATCATGTATACAAAAGaaaatatgatgattttTTCCAATCTGGCTTTGATACATTATTATATAAGATCTTTGGTATATCAAGTTATCAAAAAACCCTGATATTGTCACAAAATTTCCTCCCCAAATCCTTTGTACCATGCGGCCTTAATTATGTTATATCTTCAGTTTTATCTTTGATGGGAAAAATTACCTTTAAAGGTGTTTGTAATATTCATGAAACTTATGATgatttgataaaaaataaaaaatttaTACTTCTCCAAAGTattgatgatgataatCCTAAGGAGCTATATTTAGATGATGAATCATTTTTAGATGAAATTTCTAACTATTTTAATGGTACAAAAGATTTGGGAATTCTCTGGAAGGATTTTTGCATTGTATGCGGATCATATTCACAACAACATTACTTGATTTTCTGTGTCATATGCGGTGAAGCAATGCATTATTACTGCGCCGGTTTGCTTTATCCTCCAGTCGTAGTTAAGTATGATAAGTTTAGGTGTTCATCATGTTCTAAGTGTGATTACTGTGATGTAAAGTTTCCATCTAACCACTCATATGATATTGGTAATATTAATAACTTAGAATTTGCTAGTGTCTTAGGATGGATACCAAGATCTATTAGTTGTGCCTTGTACTATACACCTCCGGTTCCGGATGATACGGAAGAAAAAATCAATGATTTTACAAAGTTGTTATTACCCCGAAATACCTTCTCTCCACAAATAAATACTCCAAGTTTTGTCCCAAgaaattttgataaaacaATCAGTACGCCGGCAATAAGTAGTTTTCAAAATTATATAAATATGAATGAAGATCTTATAAGCAAAATAACTACTCCATTCCCAAAACCTTATTTGATTCCACCAAAAAACAATATAGCTCCAGGTAGATTGATTTCTATGGAACAAAATTTCCCTATTCACTCGGTAAAATGTGCTATATGTGGCTTGTCGACTCATTTAAGTTGTTTGAGAAAACTTGTACCGTTTAGAGATATTAAGGAACAGAATCTGTCAGACAACTTAACTCAGataaatgataaatcaCAAACGTTACTTTTGCATGAAAATTTCATAGCAACTGTTAGCAATAAACACAAAATTACACCTTTCATAAATTACAAAAGTAGAAGTGTatttaaaaacaaaagtgCATACGAATTTGGAAGGTCAAAATTACAAATTGGAACTAATGATAGCATAATGCAGACAAATCCTAATGTGCAATTTAATTTAGCCAataatttttcaaatacTTTAAAGGCAAACTTAAATATGAACGATTCTCAAAAGGTTGATGATTCCAATGTAACTTCTTATGGTAAAATTATGAACAAAGTTGTTATTGACAAATCTAATACCTCAAATATTCCTGGAAGGGATACTTACTCGGTTGTCCTTCACTCTGGTTCTTCCCAAGATTCTCCACCTAAACATATtaatgaagatgttaaTGACACTATACTCTCGACTGAAACAAGTGAAAGCAATTCTATAGGTATAAACGATTCTAAATCTATTGAAGAGCCTCCATACACCAATacaaacaaacctcttcCCCCCAGGATATTGAATGTTGCAAAAAAATTGGCCAAATGTGATGAATTATTGAAACGTATCGAATCAGAAGTTTCAAAAAATAGAGTATATTATCCAAACGAATCAAAGAATAATTTCTATTCTAATATCTTAAAGATGGGTAATTCGGAAAGTCATAGGCAATTCGGAAAAGTCAGAGGATTTGATATTTCTAAACTTACTAAAGGAAAGGGAGACAATATCTTAAATGCACACGATGATTCAGAATATTTATTCACTAAATCTTTTCATTTAAATCGTTTAAAAGGGATGCCTACGGACTCCATGAATCCACTTCAAATCCAATCGAACGCAAATATTGACAATGGGATTAATAATGGATGGAAATATGATGGATCGGGTATATTTACCTGTGGAAAAATATGTGGTGATGTTCTTTGCGATTTGAAAAGTAGATTCTTTAATAGTAATCAAATTTTTTTGGCTTTATCGTTGCTCGAGCAATTCGATATCATacaacaaatttataatatGGATAATTTATCAGAAAACACAACTAATACTCATTCTATGAAAATCAGAATGAAGTGTAATGAAGGAAATGATGGggaaaatacaaacatgaacaatgaaaataataattTTATTATTGGAAATTGCCTATTGTGCGGCACTCTTATTCAAAAAGGGGGTATATTATTCAATAAGCATGATCGTCCCGATGGAGAACAGACTATTACTGAGCATATAATTCCTCCATTATTTGTTACAAATTTTATTTTATGTAAGCTTTGTAAATCGTGGAGAAGATACCTAAGGAATATGATTCATAAAATAAAAGGCACAAATCTGCATATTTATAATAGGAATCGGGATATTATTCCTGATGATAAAAGTATAAATTTGTCTAAAATTAATATTAAGGAATCCCAAACTCTAATAGCCCAGAAAAGGTTTCTGGTTGATGACGATTTTATCAGTAGCcattcaaatatttttgatttGCAACTTGCATTTGCACAAATGGATCAAATGTCTTCAAATACTATGGTAAAGACGATATCATTAATCCGCCATCTTATTTTAACGAgtgaaaatataatgagatatatattttctataaGTTCTTCTATCCTTCCCAAAAATGCTGTAGAAACATCGGTTAAAAGACTTTTGAAGAatttcattcattctaAGGCGTTTTTTCCTGGAGGAATACAGTCCTCTATTTATCTTTCAATGGCCAATTCGCCATTATCCCCCGTAATATATACCTTCTGGATTCACTCATTATTGAATATACACAATGAAAGGAAAATGCTTAAAATATTTAACCAAGTAAATGAAAATTATTTTGACACACGattgaaaagtttttaTAATACACTGTTTGATATAAATTGGGTTGTAAATAATTGTAGTAAACTTGGACATCCAACAAATACTCAATTGAAAACTTTTAAACATAGAGAAACTGAAAATAACTCAAATTTAGATGGGAAATATACCTCTGAAGTTTATAGTCCACTAAAATATGCTTCTCAGACATCAAATTTTAAACACACTGATTTCAATAGGAATATGACAGAAATGAACTCTAGCGTTAAAAATAATAGAGCCTCTCTAAAACAACGGCGAATAAAGGCATCATATCATATTATGATTAAAAGATTTACCAATCTAATTGCAAGTTCTATTCGTTTTTATTGGACCTATAGGGAATTATTATCctataaaatattttttaaacaaTTAGATTTTCATACAAATTTTCATAAGGCACTATCTGATGCTAATTTAAACCAAAATTCTATAAAATTACTCTCAAAAAGAATGCAGCAAGTTTTGTATTATATTATAAATGGtgataatgatgaaatgTATCAAAACAAGAATTCAATTAAATACCCGTACTTTAGAAGGCATTTAGCACATTTGATTTTAAATGGTGAATTGAATTTTTATAAAGACATTCAGCAACGTTTTGATTTATGTTGCTTGACACCTCATGCAAGAATTGGCAAAGGAACGGCATCCCCATCCTTCGTATTAGGGAAAATTGCTTATGAAGCTGAAACTATACTATATTTTCTATCACAATTTAGTAAGTTTTGTAGAAACATACAAGAGATTTCATATAAAAAATTATATTCCCAAGAAAAATACAATCCCTCATTAAACATGTCTAATCCCAAAGATTTGTCAATACAAGTGGAAACTACACTAACTGATCAAGAAAATGGACATAAAATTTTCGAAAATTCAGATAGTTATACAGACAGTAATATTGAAAATTCCAAGAATTGTGCATATTTTAATcttgatgattttaataGTTTTATGAAGTTAACATATAAAAAAATGGTTAAACGTTTTAATAGAAGCACTATTAGGAAATCTAATCATATAGAATCTTTGATATATAAAAGAGTAGGTGCCTCATTAATAGTAGAAACAGTTAGCGCAAGGGCTGTGACAGGTGATGTAGCACTTTGTGATGAGACCATAGAAAATTTTGGTTGTATTTGCAGTGTTAAAAATCTTTCAGAGAATGAATATGAACAAAATCCTATGCTTAAAGAGTATTTCAGGCAACAATCGGATATACTAGGACATGATACCTGTGACagattaaaatttttacaaaCCCTTTTACCAACAAGGATAATATATTGCAATGCTGATGCATCTATGGAGAAAAAAGTGAGTGAAGATATCATTACACCACATATGGATAACTCTTGTTGTCTTTGCTCTATATCTGAAAGTACTCTTCTGAGAGGCTCCCTGATTCCGTGGCGAAATGGTTATATTCATTCTGAATGTTTGCTTTGGTCAGTAGATAATATCTATCTTCCGAGAACATTCAATGTTGTTTTTGATGATATACTATTTGGATATGAAGACAAATTAAATGTTGAAGTTGATAATTTGGAAAGGTATGCTACATTACTTCAAAATGATGACCAGGAAAAGGGTGAATCGGAAGAAATCCACCATAGAGAACGTGTATACAACCTTAATCTTTTATCTTTGCCAATAATGCCTCCGGTTCAAATACCTGATTTTGTCGTTGAAAGTTGCCTAACAAAGGCATCTGTTACACGATGTCACTGGTGTAAGAATAATGGAGCTAGTGTGATTTGTTCTGGAAAGTCTTGCAATGTATCCTTTCACCTTTCATGTACATTTATTGCAAGTAACAGATTAATTTGTGCAATAGCTCGTAAAGAAAACCTTTTCAAGATCGATTATTCTTCATTTGATCTTTTATTCCCGGCAAAAATTTATTTTACAAAGCGAAAAATATGGTGTACGTCATGTTTTAGAAAGGATATTATCTCTGGATTACGGGGTAATAGGGTAAAGGATTTAATATGTTTGAATCAAAATAATCTTAAAGCATTCTTTTCTTTGGAGGGAATGTCTCCAAACTCCACTTTTgtgattttaaaacaaataTTACAGTCTGTTAGAATTATACCAAAGATGGTATCatacaaaaatttggattttttCATGGTTTCACGGAGTCAATTATATAATCATGCTAAATCATCTTACATGCATAGTATGTACGGTCACCCACTGGAAATAAAAGGTAGCGGATTTATTGAGTCAATAATAAAGCCTAGAGAAAAATTAGAAGTAGAAAGATATTCTGGTaaacattctttggatatTAACCACATTTTGGGTACACAGAATAGCGTACCATCACAATATAATTTTgattcaaaatattttctCTATGGCAAGGTTGATCTTTTCAACTCCCCATTTTCATCAGAAACAATTCCTAGAGAAAAATCCATACGACCTAATGCAGAGAATGCTTCAGATAATCAGTTACAATCAGAAGTCATCAGAATAGGCTCACTAACCATCCTTAACATAGGAGATGCACTTCTGTTTGGTGATAATGGAAGGGTTTATCCTATAGGATTTACCTCCGTAAGgattttttggaataaaaaatattattCAAATTCTAGATCATCCGAGGAATCTCAGAATTCTACCAATTCCAACCCGTACAGAAACTCATATATTTGCACAATTAGGGCAAGAAATGGCgttccatatttttcaatagATTTAATTTTCCCTCCAAATTCTAATATAAAGTCTAGGAGATTGTCGCATGGAACCAATATAAATGCAGTCTATGAAACGTTCGTTAGGTTTATAGGATCTACAAATGTTAAACCAATGGAGCCAGAAACATTCTTTGGGACTAATCTTCACATTGTGCTTCAAAAGCTGAGATTTGATCTTTCAATGGCATTCATGCACAGAGCTAGCAAATTTAGTAAGATTGCATCATTCGAAAAGTCTGTCCTAGGGAATGGGAATGCGAGTATAACAAAGGGTAATATTTGTTTGGGGGAACACTATACGAACTTTCCATTTAAAATACGTagaaaaaatatgaatgaaCTAATTAGTACAACTCtagattttaaagattcaGAACCATGTGAAGTAGATTGTGACTCCAGAACGAATAGAACCAGATCCAGAAAACAGTATGACATGAGTAATAACGCCATGCAATATAGATACTTAATTTCCTTACCTCCAGAAAAAAGACTGGATGTAAAACCATCGGCGATACACGGTCTTGGTTTATTCACCACAGAAGACATTACTGCTGGTGAACCAGTTGTTGAATATGTAGGAGAATTAATCAGAGACATTATCAGTGACAAGAGAGAAGAAATATATTCAGAAAGTCAAGGTGGGGATGGTTCGTGCTATATGTTCAGGTTAGATGATGAGCTTATTGTTGATGCAACAAGAAAGGGAAATATGTCTAGATTCATAAACCACAGTTGCGATCCGAACTGCCTATGTCGTATAATAACGTGTGAATATGGACTAAAACACATCGTTGTTTTTGCAAAATCCGACTTAAAGGCTGGTGATGAAGTGACATATGATTACCAATTTGGAGTAGAATCCGAAACCAGAAAGTTACAATGTTTGTGTGGCGCTCCTAATTGTCTAGGAAGAATGAACTAA